From Arachis hypogaea cultivar Tifrunner chromosome 3, arahy.Tifrunner.gnm2.J5K5, whole genome shotgun sequence:
tttttctgtggGTTGTTATTATGTATAAACAGCGAGGGGTCTGCTTTGAAGTCAGTTACTCTGGTGTTTTAACTGATGCCGAAATAAGGAGGCCTTGGATCTACGGTGCTAAGGTAACTCTACTTCCttgaaaaattcattttttttggagttgatgatgataatgatcatgatgatgatggtgttGAGGTTGATTagaatgataatgatgatgagtatAGAGGGGTAAAATCGGAAAAAGAATTTTGATTGCTGGTTGaccatcaaaaaattaataatagggacaaaattgaatcaaataaaaCAACAAGAGTATGTTTGAAACTTTTCGAAAACATAAGGGACAATtacactattttttatatttgtattgTGTAGATAAAACTTCATCAAGTGTGTGGCGTCAGTCGTAAGTAGAATTTCTTCTACATTCAGGCATGCTGCTTTTAGTTTTGAGGGCAATACTATCTTGACATTGTCTTTTTGTTGATTAAGAAAGATTTTGTGTTTTGAATTGAATTTGTTTGCAAGATGCAATTTTTGAGTATTTACAAGCGACAAATTAAGAGTAGGCTGATAACTTATCACTATTGATAGACCTCGATTTGTTTCTAGGTACTCTATGTAACACTGACATTAGGACACATGCAAACTGACATACTGATTAAATGTGTAGTGTTTGATGGAGTGGACTCGGAGAAGAAATGTTATAATTTCAAGTGGGGCTCCTTCAGTGAATGATCTTAGAGGACCTTGTGATGTCGCAAACTTGTTATCATTATTGGGACTCTCCAAGGAGCAAGCTAAAGATGCTATTTCTAAAAATTGTCGGTAGGAAAACTTGCGCTAATACTTTATAATGCTTTTGGTTTTTCGGGAGCAAGGGTTTAAGATATTTTGAATATCATTCGGAATGTTTGCAGGAATCTTTTGGTAAAAGCTTTAAGGAAAAGACGGTTTTACAAAAGCGCAATAAGAGTGGAACCATTATCAATAACTGCAACATCGAATTCTGAGGTGGATCTGCGTAAAGAGTTACTAAAGTGGGATCCTCTCTCCAGTGAAGGTGGCATCCCCTTGAATGACTCGGCAAAGCgtttttcatcatcatcttctgaaGCATCAAAAAAGGAGAAATCCATTGACTTTGCTTCACTTGTTGGCAGCATGTCATTTCATGGTTTTCAAGTGAAGGATTTCTTACCTGCAAATAATGCTTCCACCGTTATCCCAGATGGTGAAAAGGTCAGTCAGTCAACACCTGCAATTAACAACTCAACTGAGCAGCCTATCAGGCAAGGTGAAAGCTTAGTATCTGATGCTATGGAAGCAGACCAGGTAGTGACGACAACATACAATTCTAATGAGTTGGACAATCCTACTTGTGCCAGAGAGTTAGAAAAAAATTCTACTGATTTGGGTGTCGATTGCACTACCATTGAATCAAAAGCACAAGTTTCACAATCAAACTTGGGCTCTCTCAGCACCACGATGGATACTTTGATACAAAATGAGAAAGACGATCAGCAGAAATTTCTGCAAGATGCCAACTGTGATGATGAACAAGCTGGTAAACTTGAAACTGATGCTGTTGGACTTGATGAGATGGAAACTGAAGAGGATGGTTCTGCAGTTGTAACACGTCAATTGCAACATGCGACGGCAAAAGATCAAACTGTTGGTGGAGTGAGCACCGAATTCAATCAAGTCCCAGTTGAGTCCATATCAGGTAGTCCATTTGATGAAGAATATCTTTACTTTTAACTGCAAATTATCGTTCAATCATGTAGTTTGTTTGGTATTAGCCCCACTCACCAAAACTCGATCAATATGTTTGATTTCACTTCATTTTTCTGGTTGTTATAATTCATAGCTTCCCTTTGATCATCGTCTAACATGTTCCTGTTATAAGTTTCGTGATATATGTATAAACACCTGAACATTTTTCGTTTTCTGTAGGTCGATCAAGAGAGAAGCGCAAAAAAACTCCTGCACCACCTTTTGACCCACTTAAACAATCATTAAATCGAATGCCTTttaagaagaaaggaaaaaggagGAGCAAAACTCAGCAAGAATAATCCCCCCGGTCTTCTACACTTTATGCTCTTCAATCTCTAAATCCTCACTAGGAGGAGCTTCATACATCTAAGTAATTTTTGCATTATTTATACTATATCGTGGAATTCGCCGTGTTAATGTCTGAACTGTGATGTCATTTCACACATATAtatattgatgagtttggaaaactctaaattaatattagtgatgactaaacattattagtttgattaattgcaaaattattaattagattTCAATTCatatatgttaattaaaataattttgctgTGCAGATTTTGATGTTGGgccaaatagaaaagaaaaattgttgcAAGCCCAATTGTATTAAAAATACATTCAGTattaatacaaaattattttgaTCCTTGTGGTTGAATTGTTGTTATGTTATTTGGGCTAGAATTTGTGATACAAGCCTAATTGAAATTCTTGGTCCAAGACCATTAAAGTTGGTTTGAAACCAATATTGAGAGAAAACAAATGTTTTGTTTAATGCTTTCAATGGATCTCCTTTGTTTATCAtgtgatggaattcaaattttatcaaGGAGAGTTAATACAGACATTGGGAATAGGAAAGAGAAAAAGGGATTGATTAGCTAGCACTTAATGCTACACGCTACCTAAATCAACTCatctttaattaatttgttcAAATTCATTTGATTGCTTTTCCTtttactctctcttctctctcatctctctttttcattcggtcacttgagaGAGAAAGCATGGAGGCTTTTGCAAGCTATCAGAGTAATGAAGAAGAAGCTAGATGcaacaagaccatcacaatgatggcaagaaaaagaaaacaaaaagtatgttgtggctgagatcttcaccaaataagagtaagatttggtgaagtaagctcaagctctccataccaaaaatggaagagGAAGATTTTGGTCAGAAGAAGAAGATCCTTAAAGGATGACTTGTCTCAGCTTTTGATCAACCACCACAgagaggtagctactgtagctacgtagAGAAGATGCAGAAGTTTGAGCAGGAGAAGCTATCATGCATCAAGAAGCATCAGGGGCTAGGAgtccttcttggagtgcaagCAAGGAGGGatagctcggattgatgaagcttggtgtaaagggaagacacagaggtaattgtATGTTGGTTAAAGCATTCagtttcctctcctctctctctggccgaatcggttttcttgaagaagaagtttagcttggttaaaatggtttcaaccgtggaggctttcccttctataaataagggagaacaacCAGGGCTTGAAGTAAGGAAAAGAGTGAAAAGCACAGTGTtcacatagctacctaagctaacagaagttcttctccttcaatgttcttcattttgtatttttctgtttaattttgtctgtcttgagtctcatggaaaaaggcaaacagtgaggtttgtatgaaaaagtcatagagcgaaAAA
This genomic window contains:
- the LOC112789675 gene encoding protein GAMETOPHYTE DEFECTIVE 1, whose protein sequence is MEFFDLNVPYEKPSPGIGTTSIEANRTKIAVKAMELGYTGIAYNRTVDCVLSDKLRCSIKPLSISSLLNILPSLPLSAKLHRDLLRIPLSTPFHQYTRITVCVDNPIQINAAYCDNPILKTYDLVAIKPSNQITFDMACQRSEVDIITIDFSKKLPFKIKQNMVKAAVERGVCFEVSYSGVLTDAEIRRPWIYGAKCLMEWTRRRNVIISSGAPSVNDLRGPCDVANLLSLLGLSKEQAKDAISKNCRNLLVKALRKRRFYKSAIRVEPLSITATSNSEVDLRKELLKWDPLSSEGGIPLNDSAKRFSSSSSEASKKEKSIDFASLVGSMSFHGFQVKDFLPANNASTVIPDGEKVSQSTPAINNSTEQPIRQGESLVSDAMEADQVVTTTYNSNELDNPTCARELEKNSTDLGVDCTTIESKAQVSQSNLGSLSTTMDTLIQNEKDDQQKFLQDANCDDEQAGKLETDAVGLDEMETEEDGSAVVTRQLQHATAKDQTVGGVSTEFNQVPVESISGRSREKRKKTPAPPFDPLKQSLNRMPFKKKGKRRSKTQQE